From a single Tistrella bauzanensis genomic region:
- a CDS encoding SDR family oxidoreductase has translation MELGLKGKTVLITGASKGIGLAAAWSFAREGATLHLAARSGDALVEAKALIEAECGVSVIIHAMDLSSDAQMLALADAAGDIDILINNAGNIPSGPIDAVDDAAWRRGFDLKVFGYVSLTRVVYARMQTRGHGVIINDIGNSGENWDANYIAGSTGNAALMAFTRALGGVSLDYGIRVLGVNPGPVETDRMVRLMKRRAVDMFGDEGRWRELFDRYPGGRPATAEEVADLMVFLASPRAGYVSGTIVTIDGGIASRGSIIKDGGRRGAAAVALEEIEA, from the coding sequence GTGGAGCTGGGTCTGAAAGGCAAGACGGTTCTGATCACCGGCGCATCCAAGGGCATCGGCCTTGCCGCCGCCTGGAGCTTCGCCCGTGAGGGTGCCACCCTGCATCTGGCGGCGCGATCCGGCGATGCGCTGGTTGAGGCGAAGGCGCTGATCGAGGCCGAATGCGGCGTTTCGGTCATCATCCACGCCATGGACCTGTCGAGCGACGCGCAGATGCTGGCACTGGCCGATGCCGCCGGCGATATCGACATCCTGATCAACAATGCCGGCAACATTCCTTCCGGTCCGATCGACGCCGTCGACGATGCGGCATGGCGGCGCGGCTTCGATCTGAAGGTGTTCGGCTATGTGTCGCTGACCCGGGTGGTCTATGCTCGCATGCAGACGCGTGGTCATGGCGTGATCATCAACGACATCGGCAATTCCGGTGAGAACTGGGATGCCAATTACATCGCCGGCTCCACCGGCAACGCGGCGTTGATGGCCTTCACCCGCGCGCTTGGCGGCGTGAGCCTGGATTACGGCATCCGCGTGCTGGGCGTGAACCCTGGACCGGTCGAAACCGATCGCATGGTGCGGCTGATGAAGCGGCGCGCGGTCGACATGTTCGGCGACGAAGGCCGCTGGCGCGAGCTGTTCGACCGTTATCCCGGCGGCCGCCCGGCCACGGCGGAAGAGGTCGCCGATCTGATGGTGTTTCTGGCCTCGCCGCGCGCCGGTTATGTCAGCGGCACGATCGTGACCATCGATGGCGGCATCGCCTCGCGCGGGTCGATCATCAAGGATGGCGGCCGTCGCGGGGCGGCCGCCGTCGCCCTTGAGGAGATCGAGGCGTGA
- a CDS encoding ABC transporter substrate-binding protein, whose product MYMRIAKQGLLALGLAAAAVVGPLGGPLNGAAPANAAEAVSVRLKWLPQAQFAGFYVAKAKGFYEAEGLDMTINPGGPNLNAEALVASGADTFGLGSGTEAVLYARAKGLPLVCIGMSQQKTPFAFVARAASGIKTIEDFKGRKVATWFTGPQYTLYSVLAAAKIDQSELTIMPQPVTMAPFIDGQFDVATVTFYNELNTLKAQGIDDLTVFTPDDYGVTTQQDSFLVSEKVLAEKPELVQGFLNATLKGWKYAFEHKDEALDIVMAASEGLERGHQALMLDEIERLMVAGRAAEEGLGALDMASLEKVQADLISFGALKEPVDLKAAFNETVWEKVPASDKKL is encoded by the coding sequence ATGTATATGCGGATTGCGAAACAGGGCCTGCTCGCCCTCGGTCTGGCGGCAGCGGCGGTGGTTGGGCCGCTTGGCGGACCGTTGAACGGCGCCGCGCCGGCCAATGCCGCCGAAGCGGTGTCGGTGCGACTGAAATGGCTGCCCCAGGCCCAGTTCGCCGGCTTCTATGTCGCCAAGGCCAAGGGTTTCTATGAAGCCGAGGGCCTGGACATGACCATCAATCCCGGTGGTCCCAATCTGAATGCCGAGGCGTTGGTCGCCTCGGGCGCCGATACCTTCGGCCTTGGCAGCGGCACCGAAGCCGTGCTGTATGCGCGCGCCAAGGGGCTGCCGCTGGTGTGTATCGGCATGTCGCAGCAGAAGACGCCCTTCGCCTTCGTCGCCCGCGCCGCCAGCGGCATCAAGACCATCGAGGATTTCAAAGGCCGCAAGGTCGCCACCTGGTTCACCGGCCCGCAATATACCCTGTATTCGGTGCTGGCGGCGGCCAAGATCGACCAGTCGGAGCTGACGATCATGCCGCAGCCGGTGACGATGGCGCCGTTCATCGATGGCCAGTTCGATGTCGCAACCGTCACCTTCTATAATGAACTCAACACGCTGAAGGCGCAGGGCATCGATGACCTGACCGTGTTCACCCCCGATGATTATGGCGTCACCACCCAGCAGGACAGTTTTCTGGTCTCGGAAAAGGTGCTGGCCGAAAAGCCGGAGCTGGTCCAGGGTTTCCTGAACGCTACGCTCAAAGGTTGGAAATACGCGTTCGAACACAAGGATGAGGCGCTGGACATCGTCATGGCCGCGTCCGAGGGGCTGGAGCGCGGCCATCAGGCGCTGATGCTCGATGAAATCGAACGGTTGATGGTGGCCGGCCGTGCCGCCGAAGAGGGTCTGGGCGCGCTCGACATGGCCAGCCTCGAGAAGGTCCAGGCCGATCTGATCAGCTTCGGCGCGCTGAAGGAGCCGGTCGACCTGAAGGCCGCCTTCAACGAAACGGTGTGGGAGAAGGTGCCGGCCAGCGACAAGAAACTCTGA